The Meriones unguiculatus strain TT.TT164.6M chromosome 3, Bangor_MerUng_6.1, whole genome shotgun sequence genomic sequence atgctgggaactgaacacaggttctctgaaaaaagcagcaagtgctcttcttaacaatgagccatctctctggctcttgTCTCCTCCCCCTTTTAAAAACAGGTTTTCCTATGTAGCATAGACTGGTCTTAAAttctcagcaatcctcctgccccagcttcccaaGTGCCAGGTTAataggtgtgagccatcacacctggccaaaCATTTGGTTCTTAACACTTGACATACCCAGTTCAACCTGGCTTTGTGATCACCTTTCAGGTTGGTTCTGTGCGTTCTTAAGCTCTAACACCTCTGAGATACCTTACAGATAAACAAAAATCTTCAGAAGGTAAAATAATGCTATATTACTTGAGACTTGAATTAGATCTGACATCAGAAGTCCTCCTCCTAGCCATTACATTAATACTGTACTAATGCGTGAACCATTAAGTCCCTGCATTCTTTTTAACCCCACCCCTCAATCAATCTgaccatgtgtgtatatgtgtgtacatcttcatgtggagaccagaggacttTGGGAGTCATTGCTCAGGAGCCACTgactttgttctttgagacagggtctttcactgacctAAGGTTTAGCAATCAGGCTATGCCGACAGGCCAGCAAgagctttcccagtgctgggattcaagcctATGGCATTGGTCCTGGCTTAGACTCAAATATTCACGCTTGCATGGCAAGGACTTTACTGAAATATCACCCCAGTCCCTAATATTGAACTCCTAATTATTGTGTTTGTAGAAGTCTGAAGCTTGCCAAAAGACTAGAATGATGTACACACCCCACAGAATAAGAGGCTGCCCCTTTGCTGAAGAGACCAGAGTGAAATTAAGTCAGAAATACCCACTCAAacagatacatatatgtaatagCAACATCATGTCCTCATCGGAAAGGCCTTGTTTGCTACTCAGGCAACTGCAGAGGCTGCTTTTGTTGTCTAAGAAGCTAAAGCATAAGAGGAGTCGAGTCTCTTGTACCTCTCCAGAAATACGACATAAACTTGGGCTTTCTAACCCATTGAAATGGATAAAGGAATTTAGGTACTTTTTTGTCAGTGAGACTTTTGGGGACTGAGAGAGTATTTGCTATTGTCTCATAAGCTACAGGGCCTGGCTGAGATAGATATGACCTCAAGAGGCTCCCAGGGGAGCTCCTACCAGAAACTTTGTAGAGTTTATTAATGAGGGAAGTGATGTAGAACATAGCTCTCTCTAGAGTTCATGACTAAGGTGTGTCCATTATCAAATGCCCAGCAGGAAGGGATCAATCATATTTTACTTTCTAAACAATTAACCAACttacatttattttcatatctGGGGCTGAACCAGAGGCTCATCCAAGGTCCACAATGAATCTAGCAAGCAGAGTAAATCTGGTTGGTGCCAACGCCTGGGGGCACTCTGAGGAATCTTTTGTGCCATCATCTAGGGGGCAGACAGATCAGTAGAATACTTCTGGCGTTTCCCCTTCTCTACAAGGACTGGTCATTAGCCCCAGACCCCAGGTGCCCCTTCAACTGCAGGGTTAAATGTATAGTTTCTCTCAAGGCACTAGGAGGCAAAGAGATTTTACTTGCTAACGATTTCTGTTGGATGATACATTTTCCAATGAGCCACTTCTGAATCTTTGACAACAAATGGGTTCTACTTGATAAGAGACTGGTGAATGAAAAGAATTGACTACACAACAGGTGAGTCCCTGCTTTGAGCCGGACTAGTGAGTAGGATCCCGCATGCTTCTGTGGTTCTGGGATGGCCCtgcacattttgttttatttggtgttatggagcttttgtttttcaagacagaatttccctgtgtagccctggctgtcctggaactctctctgtagaccgagctgtgcttgaactcagagatcctcctgcctctgcctcctgagggctggcaATGGTcatgcaccactaccacctggtGGTTTTATGGCTCTCGTTTGGTTAGCATTTGAACTACATTCGCTTTGGGCCAGTTTAGATCCCTGCTGGCTATGGCTCCTTCCAGAACAGACAATGGGATGCATCTGCAGCACTCTGGCACAAGGCCTTCCATTGTTAACCATTTGGTACTTGGCAAATCTATTGGGTTCAGATGAATTTTAGGTGTTGTCTAGCCCCACATCACAGGTTCAGTAGGTATCTCTCCTTCAGCCCCTCACTCTGAGGATAATGctgattcttttccttttcaggCGCAAATCCCACATTCAAGTCCCTAGAGGGTCATTAATTAAGCTGGAACCCCAGCTTTTGAATTTCAGAAATTCCATGTTCTCCTGTGGATGGTGCAGATTCTGGCTAAGCTCTTTATCCCAATACACTTCGATGCAGCCATCGGGTTTTGCCTGTCCCGAGGCATTTTCAGTGCCTCAGGCTGAAAGCTACAACAGCAGGTCAGGTCTCACACACACTTCTTATGTCTCCCAGGGTCCTTGGTGTTAAGAATGTCACAAAACAGTGTATGTGTGACAATCCTCGAAAGCAACAAAGTTCGGGCAGAACTTTGCCAAGAGCACATTAGCTAGGCAAATGTCATTCCATACCATAGTTACATTAACTCTGCAGATTGAAGGTTGGGCCTTCAATAAGTAATAAGGGGGAAGCATCCCCTTCCTATCCTGAAAGTGTCCTGTCTGAACAGTTCCACATCTTATTCTAAACATCATAGACTACTCTGGAGTAACAAAGGGGCGTGGGAATAAACAGCTTCTGTCCTAAATGTAGGCTTCATCCTCTGTCTACTTCAGGACCCACTAGGTGCAGAACAACAAGGCAAGCTGATTTCCACCAGTTTTCTACATGATTTTctctgctttggttttctgtctcATTTGGCTTTGTCCAGACAGAAGCCAAAGGAAGAACAAGATTTTGTCAGAGAAGAACTATATcacaagatttttctttctttttaaaagtttttagaGGCTCACCATTTCTTTCAACAGCCTCATTTTGGTGATAAAAATGTGAGAGTTGAAAAAGGAAGAGGACACAGACCTGGTTGCATAAACTCTTAGGTTCAGATACTCAGATGACTAAACAAGCCCAAGAAAAGAACATATGTTAGCCATGGCCCCTCAAAGTAcaacaggtggctggacatgacAGCTTAGCATTCTGGATGtagaggaggcagatctctgagttccaggccagccaggactacacagtgaaaccctgtctaaaaacaccACACAAGTAAGACAGATACGATGCTTAGCTCTCAGTGGCTGAAGAAGGGTCTCAGTCTGTTCACTGCCAGTGAAGCGGGGGCAGTCAGGGGTGCAGATCTTCTCCTCAGGAGTGTTACATTACAATACTGCCATCACACTACCAGGGAGCAAAAGCCCTGAGCTCAGTGGCACTTTCTAAAGTGTTTGTGCCTTGACAAAGTGCAATGATCTTTGCTAATAAGGACTGTAAAGAAAATcaggttgggtgtggtggtgcacccaGAAcatgaggaagaggcaggcagatctctgtgagtccaaggccagcctggtctacaaagcaagttccaggccagtatatacagggaaaccctctctcaaaagacagagagagaaagaaaatcaaacaccAGAAAAGGAAAAACCAGACACAAGCTGGTTGATAAGGGATgagttaatataaaattttagacCATGCTATCACTGTTGTGGCTGGGATCTCTGGGATCTTTAGCATCTAAAACTGGAGAGAAAACGCTCCTCCTAAGTATCTAACCAGGGCTGTGGTGAAGTTCTCTACCCTCTTAACAGTTGCAACAAGAGTCTGAATGTTTCAAATCAAGCCAAGAAAAGCTAAGAACTGTCCCCTTAAATAAGCTATTAGTCAGATTTCTTGTTCACCAACATTAAACAAAATGTATTAGCAGACAGAACCTAGGCCTAGGAACACAGCCTCAGTCATGTTCCAGGGAAAGGTGACCACACAGGAATAAACAGAGCTTAGCTGGTTTCAGAGACACACAATAACAAGCAGCTAAAGCATGTTCTCCCAACAATCATCTCACCACGGAGGAATCCGAGAACAGCTCTGGGCGCTCTCATGTCTCCTGATGGCTTCAAGGTTTTGGGGCTCTTCCTATGTGCCTGTCCCTATCGAGAGGCACCCTACTTTCACTCTGCTACCCTGACAGCCACCCTGACAGAATAGGATGATCAGAAGCTAAACCTTGCTTTCCAACCCTGCATTTGTGTTATTTAAAAGATGGGGGTGCTGGACTCGCTTCCAGTTTTCAAAATATGGTATTCTTGGACTGCTGTGGGCTTCCAAAGCACAAGCATGTCTGTAATTAAGTGTGGACCTCAAGTTCTTTTATGTACCAGATAATAATTCCTATGGTTTGTGGAGCTTGTGGGCTTCCTCCTGGACTTTCTGCTCTGCTACGAACATAAATAACCAATGGACCACAGATTTACAAAACCACCCCTCCATTCCCTTCCCCATACCACTGACTAGACTCTAGACCTTCAGTGCTAACGCCTAGGCCAGAGGTTTCCAGGGCAGTTAAGAGTGGACCAGGTGGGTCTGGTGGCTGTGCGGAAGGGTCCCTATCACCCGCACAGCCTCCACTGTGACCGGTCCGCAGGTGGTCCTTGAGCGTCTGCTTGTAGCGGAAGCTCCTTCCGCACACTGCGCAGGGGTAGGGCCGCTCGCCCGTGTGGATGCGCTGGTGCTTCATGAGGTGGTGCTTGCGGATGAAGCTCTTGCCGCAGTGAGCACACTGGAAGGGCCGCTCACCTGTGTGCAGCCTCCGGTGGTTTAGCAAATGTTCCTTACGCATGAAGCTCTTGCTGCAGTCTGTGCAGGGGTAGGGCCGTTCGCCCGTGTGGATCATCTGGTGGCGAATCAGTGCCGAGTGGCCATTGAAGTCAATGCCACACTGAGGGCAGGAGAAGGGGCGCTCCTGCGCGTGCCCTCTCTGGTGCAGCAGGAGACTGATCTTCAGGCTGAAGCTACGACCACACTGCGGGCACCGGAAGGGCCTCTCACTAGCATGAGCTCGCCTATGGCTAGTGAGTCGAGCCTGGTCAGCGAAGCGCTTGGGACAATCAGGACAGGGAAAAGGGCGCTCAGTGCTGTTGTGGACGCGAAGGTGGTATGTAAGTCGGGAGGGGTGAGTGAAGGTCCGAGCACAGTGTGGGCAGGTGGGCGGTGTCTCATTGGCATGATCCTGGGAGGTGCTACCAAGATCTGCCTGCGGGGAAAAGTGCTTGGGGCACTGGGCACAGGGTAAGGGGTGGTCAGCGGCGTGGCTACACTGGTGTGTCATCAACATGTCTTGACTGAGACTCTTGCCACAGTGGTGGCAGGAGAACACCTGCTCTCCAACCGGAGGAGGGAGAGGGTAGCTTCCTAACTGAGTAAAGGTCACTTGTCCCTCTGAGGCCTCAGGCAGGTCAGTGGCTGGACGTCCAAAAGGTGTCAGGGGTGTACACTGCTGGCTTTTGAAAGCTACATCTGAAAACGCATCCTTGGCTGCAGCtggtagaggagcagagaaggctACCGGAACTTCAGGGCACAAGGAGGCTCTAGCAAGGTCTTCAGCTTTGATGACAAGTTCTTCATCTGAAAGAGGGGACTCAGAGTTACACCTGCCAACAGCCATCTCCCGGGACCTCGCACACTCCTGCCCTGCTCAAGCAGCCTGCTCTAAGCAGCTGACTGCTCAGACAGGCTCCAGGCAGGGCACATTGCTAATGCCAAACCTGCAGGCTGTGTGGCAAATCATCACAAATACAAGACTGTGCTTTGATGACCCATTTTTGAAAAGGATAACCTTGGCACCAATCTTCCCcacattattttctttatgtttccATCTTATCAGTAACTTTCTCTGTTGCTGGTGTGGCGGGGCCTAAAATAACCTCT encodes the following:
- the Znf398 gene encoding zinc finger protein 398, which encodes MAEATAAPTSEWDSECLTSLQPLPLPTPPAANEAHLQTAAISLWTVVAAVQAIERKVEVHSRRLLHLEGRTGTAEKKLAGCEKTVAELGNQLDGKWAVLGTLLQEYGLLQRRLENLENLLRNRNFWILRLPPGIKGDIPKVPVAFDDVSIYFSTPEWEKLEEWQKELYKNIMKGNYESLISMDYAMNQPDVLSQIQPEGEHTTDDQPRPEASEIPADPSEEPGLSTSDILSWIKQEEEPQVGVPQESKESELYKGTYADEELVIKAEDLARASLCPEVPVAFSAPLPAAAKDAFSDVAFKSQQCTPLTPFGRPATDLPEASEGQVTFTQLGSYPLPPPVGEQVFSCHHCGKSLSQDMLMTHQCSHAADHPLPCAQCPKHFSPQADLGSTSQDHANETPPTCPHCARTFTHPSRLTYHLRVHNSTERPFPCPDCPKRFADQARLTSHRRAHASERPFRCPQCGRSFSLKISLLLHQRGHAQERPFSCPQCGIDFNGHSALIRHQMIHTGERPYPCTDCSKSFMRKEHLLNHRRLHTGERPFQCAHCGKSFIRKHHLMKHQRIHTGERPYPCAVCGRSFRYKQTLKDHLRTGHSGGCAGDRDPSAQPPDPPGPLLTALETSGLGVSTEGLESSQWYGEGNGGVVL